In Stenotrophomonas sp. ESTM1D_MKCIP4_1, a single genomic region encodes these proteins:
- a CDS encoding M14 family metallocarboxypeptidase — MTLAPFYPIGTPGQPWGDAERAQWRAAQQRQRSYHDDVVAALERLDDAFDVIQYGQLDYAPDHYPLFAVVNHDWNPALPTALVTGGVHGYETSGVHGALQFLEQQAERYLGRMNLIVAPCVSPWGYERIQRWNPNAIDPNRSFRDGGLIEEAASLMRWVADRKADLRVHLDLHETTDSDLHEFDPARCARDGKPFERDTIPDGFYVIGNSEDPQHAFQKALIAAVAPITHIAPADAEGNLVGLPLQSPGVVWGESRSIGACAGFTDARYATTTEVYPDSPRTNPQECNDAQVAAVRAGLDFALAQ, encoded by the coding sequence ATGACCCTCGCGCCGTTCTATCCCATCGGCACCCCCGGCCAGCCCTGGGGTGATGCTGAACGCGCGCAGTGGCGGGCGGCCCAGCAGCGCCAGCGCAGTTACCACGACGACGTGGTGGCGGCACTGGAACGCCTGGACGATGCGTTCGACGTGATCCAGTACGGCCAGCTGGACTATGCCCCCGATCATTACCCGCTGTTTGCCGTGGTCAACCACGACTGGAACCCGGCGCTGCCGACCGCGCTGGTGACCGGCGGCGTGCACGGCTATGAAACCAGTGGCGTGCACGGCGCCCTGCAGTTCCTGGAACAGCAGGCCGAGCGCTATCTGGGCCGGATGAACCTGATCGTGGCGCCGTGCGTCAGCCCGTGGGGCTACGAGCGCATCCAGCGCTGGAACCCGAACGCCATCGACCCCAACCGCAGCTTCCGTGACGGCGGCCTGATCGAAGAAGCCGCCTCGCTGATGCGCTGGGTGGCCGATCGCAAGGCCGACCTCCGTGTCCATCTGGATCTGCACGAGACCACCGACAGCGACCTGCACGAGTTCGACCCGGCGCGCTGCGCCCGCGACGGCAAGCCGTTCGAGCGTGACACCATTCCCGATGGTTTCTACGTGATCGGCAACAGCGAAGACCCGCAGCACGCGTTCCAGAAGGCGTTGATCGCGGCCGTGGCACCGATTACCCACATTGCCCCGGCCGACGCCGAAGGCAATCTGGTTGGCCTGCCGCTGCAGTCGCCGGGCGTGGTCTGGGGCGAATCGCGTTCGATCGGCGCCTGCGCCGGCTTCACCGACGCGCGCTATGCCACCACCACCGAGGTCTACCCGGACAGCCCGCGCACCAACCCGCAGGAATGCAACGACGCCCAGGTGGCGGCGGTCCGCGCGGGTCTGGATTTCGCCTTGGCACAATGA
- a CDS encoding DUF3348 family protein: MANAAQPVLGGPEFLRLLARLSDGAMPASSPALTDRLGQWVDWSRAVALSGALDGRLPEPGEAAESREDLLADCAHAEASLRASIREDAEAERLLDLAESATQANFASLRQRYRVLQQAIQTATGRLRGRLRDQLVQASPELARLAEVDAVMEQTLTPREHSLLGTAPTVLAARFERVHGQPGWRAPFRNDMRSLLLAELELRFHPIHGLLAALRSH; encoded by the coding sequence ATGGCGAACGCCGCGCAGCCGGTCCTGGGTGGACCGGAGTTCCTCCGCCTGCTTGCCCGTCTCAGCGACGGCGCGATGCCGGCCAGCAGTCCCGCCCTGACCGATCGCCTCGGCCAGTGGGTGGACTGGAGCCGTGCCGTGGCCCTGTCCGGGGCGCTGGACGGACGTCTGCCCGAGCCGGGCGAGGCCGCCGAATCGCGCGAGGACCTGCTGGCCGATTGCGCCCATGCCGAGGCCAGCCTGCGGGCCTCGATCCGCGAGGATGCCGAGGCAGAGCGCCTGCTCGATCTGGCCGAAAGCGCCACCCAGGCCAACTTCGCCTCGCTGCGGCAGCGCTACCGGGTGCTGCAGCAGGCCATCCAGACCGCCACCGGGCGCCTGCGCGGTCGCCTGCGCGACCAGCTGGTGCAGGCCTCGCCCGAACTGGCGCGGCTGGCCGAGGTCGACGCGGTGATGGAACAGACCCTGACCCCCCGCGAGCACAGCCTGCTGGGCACCGCACCGACGGTGCTGGCAGCCCGTTTCGAGCGCGTGCACGGCCAGCCCGGCTGGCGCGCGCCCTTCCGCAATGACATGCGCAGCCTGCTGCTGGCCGAACTTGAACTGCGCTTCCACCCGATCCATGGGCTGCTTGCAGCCCTGCGCTCCCACTGA
- a CDS encoding DUF802 domain-containing protein, producing MSRTAFHVVVFLVGLLAVCWIGIGYVAVHPLGAAVAAIIAACYIAGGVELYRYRQASNGLRAALNDLAAAKDGLAPWLERVPLALRNAVRLRVEGERTALPGPVLTPYLVGLLVLLGMLGTLLGMMDTLRGTGLALQSATDMAAIRGSLASPVQGLAVAFGTSIAGVASSAMLGLLSALLRRDRLQAVQQLDRAIAGELHPYSQAWQRAESLRLLQAQSAALPALVDRLQAMTSAFEQHSTAANERLLAGQSDFLTHSQALQERLAVSLQQSLREGAEASAAAIAGALQPMAETTLAGLANHGQALHARVESAVQQQLAGLSEGFERSRVATEASWARIVTEQTQAQQALVADLRQHLQAFSEGQGAQAETVLARIGERLQADAAGNTEAWRAAAEQQQAVNAALVERQQQALQAIGAQLDTQAQALLQALDERHAAGQSLLQDHEAQRSQDWQAAQAAAANAHAELQAGLDAREQQRQARWDAVAAELQQAHASLQTQLRAGDAQRLQQWSAALDAIAQGLAERQQQVCETLASTAQQIGENGRAQASATLAEVSTLLQTAADAPKAAAEVINELRSTLSESLVRDNKMLEERGHLLATVQTLLEAINHASHEQRSAVDALVGGSAELLERVGSRFTDHIAAEIGKLDGIAEHLSGSAADVGQLAGTFGAAVEQFGAASTELSGRLEQIGGALDASLARSDEQLAYYVAQAREVVDLSLLSQKQVMEELQQLATRRGKAGNA from the coding sequence ATGTCCAGAACTGCATTCCATGTCGTTGTATTCCTTGTCGGCCTGCTGGCCGTGTGCTGGATCGGCATCGGCTACGTCGCGGTGCATCCGTTGGGCGCGGCCGTCGCGGCGATCATCGCGGCCTGCTACATCGCCGGCGGCGTGGAGCTGTACCGCTACCGCCAGGCCAGCAACGGGCTGCGCGCCGCGCTGAACGACCTGGCCGCCGCGAAGGACGGCCTGGCACCCTGGCTGGAACGCGTGCCGCTGGCCCTGCGCAACGCGGTGCGCCTGCGCGTGGAAGGCGAGCGTACCGCCCTGCCCGGCCCGGTGCTGACCCCTTACCTGGTGGGCCTGCTGGTGCTGCTGGGCATGCTGGGCACCCTGCTGGGCATGATGGATACGCTGCGCGGCACCGGCCTTGCGCTGCAGAGCGCAACGGACATGGCCGCCATCCGTGGTTCGCTGGCCTCGCCGGTACAGGGCCTGGCCGTGGCGTTCGGCACCTCCATTGCCGGTGTAGCCAGCTCGGCCATGCTGGGCCTGCTCTCGGCCCTGCTGCGCCGCGACCGCCTGCAGGCCGTACAGCAGCTGGACCGTGCGATTGCCGGTGAACTGCATCCGTATTCGCAGGCGTGGCAGCGCGCCGAATCGCTGCGCCTGCTGCAGGCGCAGTCGGCCGCCCTGCCCGCACTGGTGGACCGCCTGCAGGCGATGACCAGCGCCTTTGAACAGCACAGCACGGCCGCCAACGAGCGCCTGCTGGCCGGCCAGTCCGACTTCCTCACCCACAGCCAGGCACTGCAGGAACGACTGGCGGTTTCGCTGCAGCAGTCGCTGCGCGAAGGCGCCGAGGCCAGTGCCGCCGCCATTGCCGGTGCGCTGCAGCCGATGGCTGAAACCACCCTGGCGGGACTGGCCAACCATGGCCAGGCGCTGCATGCGCGCGTCGAAAGCGCCGTGCAGCAGCAGCTGGCCGGCCTCAGCGAAGGCTTCGAGCGCAGCCGCGTGGCCACCGAAGCGAGCTGGGCCAGGATCGTGACCGAGCAGACCCAGGCCCAGCAGGCACTGGTGGCCGATCTGCGCCAGCACCTGCAGGCCTTCAGCGAGGGCCAGGGCGCACAGGCCGAGACGGTGCTCGCACGCATCGGCGAGCGCCTGCAGGCCGACGCCGCCGGCAACACCGAGGCGTGGCGTGCTGCCGCAGAGCAGCAGCAGGCCGTGAACGCCGCGCTGGTGGAGCGCCAGCAGCAGGCACTACAGGCGATCGGCGCACAGCTGGACACGCAGGCACAGGCGCTGTTGCAGGCATTGGACGAGCGCCATGCCGCGGGCCAGTCGCTGCTGCAGGATCACGAGGCGCAGCGTTCGCAGGACTGGCAGGCAGCACAGGCCGCCGCCGCCAACGCGCATGCCGAGCTGCAGGCGGGCTTGGATGCGCGCGAACAGCAGCGCCAGGCGCGCTGGGATGCGGTGGCCGCCGAGCTGCAGCAGGCACATGCCAGCCTGCAGACCCAGCTGCGGGCCGGTGACGCGCAGCGCCTGCAGCAGTGGAGCGCAGCACTCGATGCCATCGCGCAGGGCCTGGCCGAGCGCCAGCAGCAGGTCTGCGAGACCCTGGCCAGCACCGCGCAGCAGATCGGCGAGAACGGCCGCGCGCAGGCCAGCGCCACCCTGGCCGAAGTCTCCACCCTGCTGCAGACCGCCGCCGACGCCCCCAAGGCTGCGGCCGAGGTCATCAACGAACTGCGCAGTACCCTGTCCGAGAGCCTGGTGCGCGACAACAAGATGCTGGAAGAACGCGGCCACCTGCTGGCTACCGTGCAGACGCTGCTGGAAGCGATCAACCACGCCTCGCACGAACAGCGCAGCGCCGTGGACGCGCTGGTGGGCGGCTCGGCCGAGCTCCTGGAACGGGTCGGCAGCCGCTTCACCGACCACATCGCCGCCGAGATCGGCAAGCTCGACGGCATCGCCGAGCACCTCAGCGGCAGCGCAGCGGACGTCGGCCAGCTGGCCGGCACCTTCGGCGCCGCGGTCGAGCAGTTCGGCGCGGCCTCCACCGAGCTGTCCGGGCGCCTGGAACAGATCGGCGGCGCGCTGGACGCTTCGCTGGCGCGCAGCGATGAGCAGCTTGCCTACTACGTGGCGCAGGCGCGCGAGGTGGTCGACCTCAGCCTGCTGTCGCAGAAGCAGGTGATGGAAGAACTGCAGCAGCTGGCCACGCGCCGCGGCAAGGCCGGCAACGCATGA
- a CDS encoding OmpA family protein produces MSDELEVDGGSHAPIWAAFGDLMSVLLGAFVLILVGVVAVQLELSQRLDQEVKQRQAEAKRLQTLEQALAGPLAAGRVTLVDGRIGISGSVLFALNSDQLQPEGQELLRSLAVPLAAYLGTREEILMVSGFTDDAPIRDGNRRFADNWELSAQRSLTVTRTLIADGVPADAVFAAAFGSEQPVSSNADEAGRARNRRVEIAPIPKPKAGDDK; encoded by the coding sequence ATGAGCGACGAACTGGAGGTCGACGGCGGCTCACACGCCCCGATCTGGGCGGCATTCGGCGACCTGATGTCGGTGCTGCTGGGTGCCTTCGTGCTGATCCTGGTGGGCGTGGTGGCGGTGCAGCTGGAACTGTCGCAGCGCCTGGACCAGGAAGTGAAGCAGCGACAGGCCGAAGCCAAGCGCCTGCAGACGCTGGAACAGGCGCTGGCCGGCCCCTTGGCGGCCGGCCGGGTGACCCTGGTCGATGGCCGCATCGGCATCAGTGGCAGCGTGCTGTTCGCATTGAACTCGGATCAGCTGCAGCCGGAGGGCCAGGAACTGCTGCGCAGCCTGGCCGTGCCGCTGGCGGCGTACCTGGGGACGCGCGAGGAGATTCTGATGGTCAGCGGCTTCACCGATGACGCGCCCATCCGCGATGGCAACCGCCGCTTCGCCGACAACTGGGAACTGTCCGCGCAGCGTTCGCTGACCGTGACCCGCACCTTGATTGCCGATGGCGTTCCCGCCGATGCGGTGTTTGCCGCCGCATTCGGCAGCGAGCAGCCGGTCAGTTCCAACGCAGATGAAGCCGGCCGTGCGCGCAACCGCCGCGTGGAGATCGCCCCGATTCCCAAGCCCAAGGCCGGTGATGACAAGTAA
- a CDS encoding DUF2894 domain-containing protein — translation MTSNPRAPLDTLQALVRDLDAGSRSLQHYPQVPMLDQVRSEWSALRSELQVRRSLRAEAPADGGPLNSAVLVQRMLDTMQATSPGYLRHFIDYIDTLSWLQALQESTANAADAVKPKRARKPRSAG, via the coding sequence ATGACAAGTAATCCGCGCGCACCGCTGGATACGCTGCAGGCATTGGTGCGCGACCTGGACGCAGGTTCGCGCAGCCTGCAGCACTACCCGCAGGTACCGATGCTGGACCAAGTGCGCAGCGAGTGGAGCGCGCTGCGCAGTGAACTGCAGGTGCGGCGCTCGCTGCGTGCCGAAGCCCCCGCCGACGGCGGCCCGCTGAACTCGGCAGTGCTGGTGCAGCGCATGCTGGACACGATGCAGGCCACCAGCCCCGGCTACCTGCGGCACTTCATCGACTACATCGATACCCTGTCGTGGCTGCAGGCGTTGCAGGAAAGCACCGCCAACGCCGCCGATGCAGTGAAGCCCAAGCGCGCCCGCAAGCCCCGCAGCGCGGGGTGA
- a CDS encoding transposase: protein MSSHRLRLGRRSIIGQVYVLSTTTHQRSRLSESAAASGCVIDQFRYLEDRGLVQPLAWVVMPDHVHWMFELHASDLADIARRLKSSSALALNRLRGFQKTVWQPGYFDHAVRAEDSLARQASYIMGNRVRAGLAKQIGEYPYAWSVWS, encoded by the coding sequence ATGAGCAGCCATCGCCTCCGACTCGGCCGACGATCCATCATCGGGCAGGTGTACGTCCTCAGCACAACCACCCATCAACGCAGTCGTCTTTCTGAAAGCGCTGCCGCATCAGGGTGTGTCATCGATCAGTTCCGATACCTCGAAGATCGGGGGCTCGTTCAACCACTGGCATGGGTGGTGATGCCAGATCACGTGCACTGGATGTTCGAGCTGCACGCATCCGACCTTGCGGATATTGCACGTCGTCTGAAGTCTTCGAGTGCGCTGGCATTGAATCGCCTGCGTGGTTTCCAGAAGACCGTCTGGCAGCCGGGCTACTTCGACCATGCGGTGAGGGCGGAGGATTCATTGGCGCGGCAGGCGTCGTACATCATGGGAAACCGTGTCCGGGCTGGTCTGGCCAAACAGATCGGCGAATACCCGTATGCGTGGTCGGTGTGGAGCTGA
- a CDS encoding 2,3-dihydro-2,3-dihydroxybenzoate dehydrogenase, translating into MRLTGFEGRVALVTGAAGGIGASLVRLLAAAGCTVVATDRDRPAVDDARVLALALDVTDSAAVDALVDHVEAEVGAIALAASVAGVLHVGEVVGTGDDEWRRVFAVNADGVFHVGRALARVMSPRRQGAIVTVSSNAAGVPRHGMAAYAASKAAATMFTRCLGLELAPLGIRCNIVAPGSTLTPMQTGMWEDAHGAERVIAGNLDTFKAGIPLRKLATPDDIAQSVMFLLSEQAGHVAMSDLYVDGGATLRG; encoded by the coding sequence ATGCGGTTGACCGGCTTTGAAGGGCGCGTGGCGCTGGTGACCGGCGCGGCCGGCGGTATCGGCGCTTCACTGGTGCGGCTGCTGGCCGCGGCGGGGTGCACAGTGGTGGCCACCGATCGCGACCGTCCTGCAGTGGACGATGCGCGCGTGTTGGCGCTTGCACTGGACGTGACCGACAGCGCCGCAGTGGATGCGCTGGTCGACCACGTGGAGGCTGAAGTCGGCGCGATTGCGTTGGCTGCCAGCGTGGCCGGTGTACTGCATGTGGGCGAGGTGGTCGGGACCGGCGACGATGAGTGGCGGCGCGTGTTCGCGGTCAATGCCGATGGCGTGTTCCATGTGGGCCGTGCGCTGGCGCGGGTGATGTCACCGCGACGGCAGGGCGCGATCGTCACCGTCAGTTCCAATGCGGCGGGCGTGCCACGGCACGGCATGGCCGCCTATGCGGCCTCGAAGGCCGCCGCCACGATGTTCACCCGCTGCCTGGGCCTGGAACTGGCGCCGCTGGGCATCCGCTGCAACATCGTCGCGCCGGGTTCCACCCTGACCCCGATGCAGACCGGCATGTGGGAGGACGCGCACGGCGCCGAGCGGGTCATCGCCGGCAACCTGGATACCTTCAAAGCGGGCATACCGCTGCGCAAACTGGCCACGCCGGATGACATCGCCCAGTCGGTGATGTTCCTGTTGTCCGAGCAGGCCGGCCATGTGGCGATGAGCGACCTGTACGTCGACGGCGGCGCCACCCTGCGCGGCTGA